The following proteins are co-located in the Massilia litorea genome:
- the iscX gene encoding Fe-S cluster assembly protein IscX → MKWNDVTAIAETLAEKYPDVDPSTVRFVDLHNWVVELEGFDDDRTRGGERVLEAIQAAWIHEAR, encoded by the coding sequence ATGAAGTGGAATGATGTGACGGCAATCGCCGAAACACTGGCGGAGAAGTACCCGGACGTCGACCCGAGCACGGTGCGCTTCGTCGACCTGCACAACTGGGTCGTCGAGCTCGAAGGCTTCGACGACGACCGCACGCGCGGCGGCGAGCGGGTCCTGGAAGCCATCCAGGCGGCGTGGATCCATGAAGCGCGCTGA
- a CDS encoding class I SAM-dependent methyltransferase, translating into MKRADQKPATAPELPPEVRPGQSIELLKELHILTRDAKLNQDSRRKLKQVYHLINFIEPLVKDVRSEKGSVSLVDHGAGKSYLGFILYDLFFKGLEDASHIYGIETRDELVAKSTGLAARLGFANMSFLPLSVAESTTSSKLPETIDIVTALHACNTATDDAIDFALKKKAKHMVLVPCCQAEVASVLRKNKGRDLKSPLTEIWRRPIHTREFGSQVTNVLRCLQLEAHGYEVTVTELVGWEHSMKNELIVATYKNLPRRRPGERLQEVLSTLGLEEMGQRFYASQAEAEAKAEMND; encoded by the coding sequence ATGAAGCGCGCTGACCAGAAACCGGCCACGGCGCCGGAACTTCCACCAGAGGTGCGCCCCGGGCAGTCGATCGAACTGCTCAAGGAACTGCACATCCTCACGCGCGACGCCAAACTGAACCAGGACAGCCGCCGCAAGCTGAAGCAGGTCTACCACCTGATCAACTTCATCGAGCCACTGGTCAAGGACGTGCGCTCGGAGAAAGGCTCAGTCTCGCTGGTCGACCATGGCGCCGGCAAGTCCTACCTCGGCTTCATCCTCTACGACCTGTTCTTCAAGGGCCTGGAGGACGCCTCGCACATCTACGGCATCGAGACGCGCGACGAGCTGGTCGCGAAATCGACCGGGCTGGCGGCGCGCCTGGGCTTTGCCAACATGTCCTTCCTGCCGCTGTCGGTGGCGGAATCGACCACGTCGAGCAAGCTCCCTGAGACGATCGACATCGTCACCGCGCTGCATGCCTGTAACACGGCGACCGACGACGCCATCGACTTCGCGCTGAAGAAGAAGGCGAAGCACATGGTGCTGGTGCCGTGCTGCCAGGCCGAAGTGGCTTCGGTCTTGCGCAAGAATAAGGGCCGGGACTTGAAAAGTCCGCTGACCGAAATCTGGCGCCGTCCCATCCACACGCGCGAATTCGGCAGCCAGGTGACCAACGTGCTGCGCTGCCTGCAGCTCGAAGCGCACGGCTACGAGGTGACCGTCACCGAGCTGGTGGGCTGGGAGCACTCGATGAAGAACGAGCTGATCGTGGCGACCTATAAAAACCTGCCGCGCCGCCGTCCGGGCGAGCGCCTGCAGGAAGTGCTGTCCACGCTGGGGCTGGAAGAGATGGGCCAGCGTTTCTATGCATCGCAAGCGGAAGCCGAAGCCAAAGCCGAAATGAACGACTGA